The proteins below come from a single Myxocyprinus asiaticus isolate MX2 ecotype Aquarium Trade chromosome 28, UBuf_Myxa_2, whole genome shotgun sequence genomic window:
- the LOC127418788 gene encoding zinc finger protein OZF-like isoform X2: MKEQDEPLELNEVEEELQDQKHHDLTTGEKSLSDSKIKKNLSPKKTGSVAKNKFTCTQCGKCFTYKSQFNTHMRAHTGERPYMCHLCGKSFLLKSQLNVHMRVHTGERPYTCHRCGTSFAHTRNLRCHLRRHSEERPFQCDKCGKTFVLAQYLKNHLKTHTNEKPYKCFFCGKSFSCLSNFKEHQKIHTGAGVHMCFECGKIFTNASNLKQHQIIHTGEKPYRCSHCGEHFTHSQQLKIHERIHTGENPYRCSHCGKSFTRLEDLKRHERIHTGEKPFKCSHCEKSFTQSENLKRHERIHTEKKPFKCSHCEKSFTVSQNLKRHERIHTGEKPFKCSHCGKSFTQIEELKRHERIHTGEKPYKCSHCEKGFTQSQHLKTHERIHTGEKPYKCSHCGKSFTQIKDLKRHERIHTGEKPYKCSHCEKSFTVSQNLKTHERIHTGEKPYKCSHCGKSFSQIKHLKRHERIHTGEKPYKCSYCGKSFTRLENMKTHERIHTGKKRFKLCSNC, encoded by the coding sequence ATGAAAGAACAAGATGAACCTCTagagctgaatgaagtggaggaggaaCTTCAggatcagaaacatcatgatttaacaactggagaaaaatctttgagtGACTCAAAGATTAAGAAGAATTTATCTCCAAAAAAAACTGGAAGTGTAGCCAAAAATAAATTCACCTGCACTCAATGTGGAAAGTGTTTCACATATAAAAGCCAGTTTAATACACACATGAGAGCTCATACAGGAGAGAGGCCTTACATGTGCCAtttgtgtggaaagagttttctTCTTAAATCACAGCTTAATGTGCACATGAGAGTTCATACAGGAGAGAGGCCTTACACGTGCCATCGGTGTGGGACAAGTTTTGCACATACACGAAATCTCAGATGTCATCTTCGCCGTCACTCTGAAGAAAGACCATTTCAATGTGACAAGTGCGGTAAAACATTCGTTTTGGCACAATACCTAAAAAATCATCTGAAAACTCACACAAACGAGAAGccttacaaatgttttttttgtggaaaaagttTTTCATGCCTGTCCAATTTTAAagagcaccagaaaatacatactgGTGCGGGGGttcatatgtgctttgaatgtgggaagatCTTTACTAATGCCAGCAACTTGAAACAGCACCaaataattcatactggagaaaaaccatacagGTGCTCACACTGTGGAGAGCATTTCACTCATTCACAACAACTGAAaatacatgagagaattcatactggagaaaaccCTTACaggtgctcacactgtggaaagagtttcactcggttAGAAGATCTGAAAAggcacgagagaattcatactggagagaaaccattcaagtgctcacactgtgaaaagagtttcactcagtcagaaaACCTGAAAAggcacgagagaattcatactgaaaaaaaacctttcaagtgctcacactgtgaaaagagtttcactgtgtcacaaaacctgaaaagacacgagagaattcatactggagaaaaaccattcaagtgctcacactgtggaaagagtttcactcagatagaagaactgaaaaggcacgagagaattcatactggtgaaaaaccttacaagtgctcacactgtgagaagggtttcactcagtcacaacacctaaaaacacatgagagaattcatactggagagaaaccatacaagtgttcacactgtggaaagagttttactcAGATAAAAGACCTGAAAAggcatgagagaattcatactggagaaaaaccttacaagtgctcacactgtgaaaagagtttcactgtgtcacaaaacctgaaaacacacgagagaattcatactggagagaaaccatacaagtgctcacactgtggaaagagtttcagtcaGATAAAACACCTGAAAAggcatgagagaatccatactggagaaaaaccttacaagtgttcatattgtggaaagagtttcactcggttagaaaacatgaaaacacacgagagaattcatactggaaaGAAACGATTCAAACTGTGTTCAAACTGTTGA